ATATGCGGCGTGTCCTCGAGATCCACGTACGGCAGGACAATTCAGTTATCCAGTCTTCCACCCTTGATCCACACACCGGCAAGGTGCTCAGAACGCACACGCATAAGGGATATAGCGATATCAGCACCTGGGGCCGGGCGCAGGGATGGGCGATGCTCTACACGGCTCACGCCGCCATGGTCCGCCCGGACGAACCGCTATGGCGCGACTACGCCGTGCGCCTTCTTGACTGGTGGATCGATCATGTGCCTGCGGATCTCATTGCCTTCTGGGATTTCGACGATCCGGCGATCCCCAAAACCAGCAGGGATACTGCGGCCACTGCTATCGCTGCTGCCGCGGCGCTGCGCCTCGCATCCGCGCTTGGGCCTGAGCAGGGCGCCAAATATAGATTATTTGCGGAGCGCACAGTTAATCAGCTGATCTCGAAATACCTGACGCCGACTACTCCCGATGACCCGCGCCCGCCTGGAATGCTCACCGGCGGCTGCTTCACCCGAAAGGCGATTGTGCGCGATATCGATGCAGCCCAGAACGTCGAGCTGATTTTCGGAAGCTACTTCCTGTTTGAATGTCTTGCCATCCTCACCGACCTGGTGCCGCCTGGCTGGATTTAATGAGGAGGCACGAACGGCGTCCAACGCGAGCAAAGCCTCGTTTGTGACGC
The genomic region above belongs to Bradyrhizobium arachidis and contains:
- a CDS encoding glycoside hydrolase family 88 protein; amino-acid sequence: MTERQYLLARERMLKRIAKTRDTARSGLPHWASAADGTWTYTPDGDWTGGAFVGELWLAHLADPRQFPIEDARAALSRMLPRAERLTAFKGFGFYHAGALGSILFEDENAREVALTAARSLRDMFDPHLGLIPLGRDAEEASAVGASESSIDSLQATGLLYWAAEELSDARMEEVANAHMRRVLEIHVRQDNSVIQSSTLDPHTGKVLRTHTHKGYSDISTWGRAQGWAMLYTAHAAMVRPDEPLWRDYAVRLLDWWIDHVPADLIAFWDFDDPAIPKTSRDTAATAIAAAAALRLASALGPEQGAKYRLFAERTVNQLISKYLTPTTPDDPRPPGMLTGGCFTRKAIVRDIDAAQNVELIFGSYFLFECLAILTDLVPPGWI